TCTGCCCATCAGCATCCTGGGCAGCGGCGCCTACCAGACGCTGAACTACTGGGCGGCGCGCCGGAAGGCCTTCGGCGTCCTGAGCGCCACCAAGGCGACTCAGTCGGCCGGCCAGGTCGGCATTCAGATCGGCGGCGGGCTCCTGCATTTCGGCGCGGGGAGCCTGATCCTGGGGTTCATCGCGAGCAACTGCCTCGGGATCGGGTCTCTCCTGCGGCGTACCGGCCTGTCGGCCGCCGACGTGTCGCTCGCGCGGATCGCCGCTGTCGCGCGGGCCTACCGCAACTTCCCGCTCTACAACACCCTCCACGGGGTCACGAACGTCCTGGGCTTCCAGCTTCCGCCGCTGCTCTTTGCACGCTATTTCGGCACGGAGAGCGCCGGGCAGTTCGGCGTCACGATGCGTGTGCTCGGCGTGCCCTCCTTCCTGGTCGGCCAGGCGCTCGCTCAGGTGTTCTACGCGACGGTGGCGGAGCACCGCGATGAGGAGCAGTCGCGCGCTCTGACCGAGCGGGTGGCCGCGGGCCTGTTCGTCGTCTCGTTTCCGCTCTATTCGCTCGTGGCGCTGCATGGGCCCTATCTGTTCTCGCTCGTGCTTGGCGGCCGGTGGGAGACCAGTGGACGCTACGCGCAGTTGATGGTGCCCTGGTTCGTGTTCTCCTTTGTCGCCTCGCCTCTTGCGACGTTCGTGCTGGTGAAGGGGAAGCAGCGCGCGGCCATGTTCGTCTCGCTCTACGAGACGGGCCTGCGCGTGATGGGCATCTGGATCGGCATCCGCTATGGCTCCGCCCTGCTTTCGGTCGGGCTATTTGCGGCGGCCGGCACCATCATCTACGTGGCATACCTCGGGTGGGTACTACGCCTCGTCGGGACCGGCCTCGCGCGCTGGGCCGCGCGCATGGCGCGCTTCGGCGCGAGCGGCGTCGCGCTCGTCGCCGTGCTATGGCTTCAGTCTCGCTGGCTCGG
The Chthonomonadales bacterium genome window above contains:
- a CDS encoding oligosaccharide flippase family protein, with the translated sequence MTTPAPAPPAAGGVLGGALGGALGRIHRRLLRRGFVAHAVTLAGGTAAGQGLVALSTPVLTRLYSPTDVGILAVYTSVLSILNVFAAMRYEMAIPLPEEESDGRNLVVLCFGIVAATTLATLAAVLVFGHYLVGFSRTPGLRPYLLLLPISILGSGAYQTLNYWAARRKAFGVLSATKATQSAGQVGIQIGGGLLHFGAGSLILGFIASNCLGIGSLLRRTGLSAADVSLARIAAVARAYRNFPLYNTLHGVTNVLGFQLPPLLFARYFGTESAGQFGVTMRVLGVPSFLVGQALAQVFYATVAEHRDEEQSRALTERVAAGLFVVSFPLYSLVALHGPYLFSLVLGGRWETSGRYAQLMVPWFVFSFVASPLATFVLVKGKQRAAMFVSLYETGLRVMGIWIGIRYGSALLSVGLFAAAGTIIYVAYLGWVLRLVGTGLARWAARMARFGASGVALVAVLWLQSRWLGPALPLASLLLSAASLGLFLTFSWRRVARSMA